One region of Carya illinoinensis cultivar Pawnee chromosome 8, C.illinoinensisPawnee_v1, whole genome shotgun sequence genomic DNA includes:
- the LOC122318008 gene encoding heavy metal-associated isoprenylated plant protein 35-like, protein MAVHQSIEHLQDFNSDRQHCCHPTMHQPRAQGFPVRPMATTDAKTEAQEVAKDVLEESPPEALKYKTWVLKVSIHCEGCKRKVKKVLKNIEGVYKTDVDLKQQKVIVIGNLNPEILIKKLVKTGKHAELWPEKAGTKERKHGKHKNKEKQSDQESSEESNHGDDKEKETVVVGDQDPAKNCDGCGGGVATGKTGGQAKEPKPEVNVLSGNQAPAADKKGGGGSGGKKKKKKGHTARNSKVDGAEHSGNAPPCTGSANGTGQGPILAPANSSPPLQHVYPRYLPANYSPPRQHLYDQYPHHYNVTPMYATSYSVAYPSSTSYYTSPPISYDYLYILQGQHPPADRDMCSLLRRTVSFEIFSDENPNGCSIM, encoded by the exons ATGGCTGTCCATCAAAGTATCGAGCATTTGCAGGATTTTAATTCTGATCGGCAGCACTGTTGCCACCCCACCATGCATCAACCCCGAGCCCAAG GCTTTCCTGTTCGTCCGATGGCAACAACAGACGCCAAGACTGAAGCTCAGGAAGTAGCTAAAGACGTACTGGAAGAAAGTCCTCCAGAAGCTCTCAAATACAAG ACATGGGTCTTGAAAGTCTCAATCCACTGTGAAGGCtgcaaaagaaaagtaaaaaaggtTCTAAAAAACATTGAAG GGGTATATAAGACAGACGTTGATTTGAAGCAACAAAAGGTCATTGTGATCGGGAATTTAAACCCAGAGATTTTGATCAAGAAATTGGTAAAGACAGGGAAACATGCAGAGCTTTGGCCTGAAAAAGCTGGCACAAAAGAGAGAAAGCACGGCAAACACAAGAACAAAGAGAAACAAAGCGACCAAGAAAGCTCTGAAGAAAGTAACCATGGTGATGATAAGGAAAAAGAGACAGTTGTAGTTGGAGATCAAGACCCTGCGAAAAATTGTGACGGTTGTGGAGGCGGTGTTGCAACTGGTAAAACCGGTGGACAAGCGAAGGAGCCAAAGCCTGAGGTGAATGTACTGTCCGGCAACCAGGCACCAGCTGCTGATAAGAAGGGTGGCGGTGGCAGTGGaggtaaaaagaagaaaaagaaggggcaTACAGCGAGAAACAGCAAAGTCGATGGGGCCGAACACTCAGGCAATGCCCCGCCATGCACAGGATCAGCAAATGGTACCGGTCAAGGTCCAATTCTAGCTCCAGCCAATAGCAGTCCTCCACTTCAGCATGTGTACCCTCGATACCTACCAGCCAATTACAGCCCTCCACGTCAGCATTTGTATGATCAATACCCACACCATTACAATGTTACTCCAATGTATGCAACGAGCTACAGTGTGGCATACCCTAGTAGCACATCATACTACACCTCACCACCAATATCGTATGACTATCTGTATATCCTCCAGGGTCAGCATCCACCGGCGGATCGTGACATGTGTTCGTTGTTGCGCCGGACCGTCTCATTCGAGATATTCAGTGATGAAAATCCAAATGGGTGCTCAATCATGTGA